The following proteins are co-located in the Komagataeibacter sp. FNDCF1 genome:
- the dxs gene encoding 1-deoxy-D-xylulose-5-phosphate synthase yields the protein MTESNTPGKIPTLGRYPQLDRVRAPHDLRNLSVEQLKQLAEELRSETIDAVSTTGGHLGASLGVVELTVALHAVFDTPDDRVIWDVGHQAYPHKILTGRRERIRTLRQPGGLSGFTRRSESEYDPFGAAHSSTSISAGLGMAVAHHLRAEEDPSYRERNVIAVIGDGSISAGMAYEAMNNASHCGPGAERLIVVLNDNEMSIAPPVGAMSNYLSRLMSSRKFLSLRELAAKMAKRLPGRLERTAKKADEYARGIMTGGTLFEELGFYYVGPVDGHDMNQLVHILRNLRDAEDVGPVLLHVITEKGHGYRPAESAGDKYHAVSKFNVVTGEQKKGPSGPPSYTSVFAGELVRQAATDEKIVTITAAMPSGTGLDKFAKLYPDRFFDVGIAEQHAVTFAAGMATEGLRPFCAIYSSFLQRAYDQVMHDVVLQKLPVRFAIDRAGLVGADGATHAGSFDIAYLGCLPGITLMAPSTEVELKHMTATAIAFDEGPIGLRYPRGAGLGLDLPAAGEVLEIGRGRIVREMTRQTGPEQGGIAILSLGPRLAEALKAADMLAAHGLSPTVADARFAKPIDTALVEQLARNHAVLITIEEGSVGGFASFVMTHLAKTGLLDRVRFRPMTLPDRFIDHNTQDAQYIEAGLDAASIVKTALSALGLPQSRQMA from the coding sequence ATGACCGAGAGCAACACGCCTGGCAAGATTCCCACCCTCGGGCGCTACCCGCAGCTTGACCGGGTGCGCGCGCCGCATGACCTGCGCAACCTGTCGGTGGAGCAGCTGAAGCAACTGGCGGAGGAACTGCGGTCCGAGACGATCGATGCCGTGTCCACGACGGGTGGCCACCTTGGGGCGTCGCTGGGCGTGGTTGAACTGACCGTGGCGCTGCATGCCGTGTTCGACACACCCGATGACCGGGTGATCTGGGATGTGGGCCACCAGGCCTATCCGCACAAGATCCTGACCGGGCGGCGCGAGCGCATCCGCACCCTGCGCCAGCCGGGCGGGCTGTCGGGCTTCACGCGGCGCAGCGAGAGCGAATACGACCCGTTTGGCGCGGCGCATTCGTCCACCTCCATTTCCGCGGGCCTGGGCATGGCCGTGGCCCATCACCTGCGCGCGGAGGAGGACCCCTCCTACCGCGAGCGCAACGTGATCGCGGTGATCGGCGATGGCTCGATCTCGGCGGGCATGGCCTATGAGGCGATGAACAACGCCTCGCATTGCGGCCCCGGCGCCGAGCGCCTGATCGTGGTGCTCAACGACAACGAGATGTCCATCGCGCCCCCGGTCGGCGCGATGTCGAACTACCTGTCGCGGCTGATGTCCTCGCGCAAGTTCCTCTCCTTACGCGAACTCGCCGCCAAGATGGCCAAGCGCCTGCCCGGCCGGCTGGAACGCACGGCAAAGAAGGCGGATGAATACGCGCGCGGCATCATGACCGGCGGCACGCTGTTCGAAGAGCTGGGCTTCTATTATGTCGGCCCGGTGGACGGGCATGACATGAACCAGCTGGTTCACATCCTGCGCAACCTGCGCGATGCCGAGGATGTCGGCCCCGTGCTGCTGCACGTGATTACCGAGAAGGGCCATGGCTACAGGCCGGCCGAATCGGCGGGCGACAAGTACCACGCGGTCTCGAAGTTCAACGTGGTGACCGGCGAGCAGAAGAAGGGCCCGTCCGGCCCGCCCAGCTACACCTCGGTCTTTGCCGGCGAACTGGTGCGCCAGGCCGCAACCGACGAGAAGATCGTCACGATCACCGCCGCCATGCCGTCCGGCACGGGGCTGGACAAGTTCGCCAAACTCTACCCTGACCGCTTTTTCGACGTGGGCATTGCCGAACAGCATGCCGTGACATTCGCCGCCGGCATGGCGACGGAGGGGCTGCGCCCGTTCTGCGCCATCTATTCCTCCTTCCTGCAGCGCGCCTATGACCAGGTGATGCATGACGTGGTGCTGCAGAAGCTGCCGGTGCGCTTCGCCATCGACCGCGCGGGGCTGGTGGGCGCCGATGGCGCAACCCATGCCGGTTCGTTCGATATCGCCTATCTGGGCTGCCTGCCCGGCATCACGCTGATGGCGCCAAGCACCGAGGTGGAACTCAAGCACATGACGGCCACCGCCATCGCGTTTGACGAAGGCCCGATCGGCCTGCGTTACCCGCGCGGCGCGGGTCTGGGGCTGGACCTGCCGGCGGCGGGCGAGGTGCTGGAGATCGGGCGCGGGCGAATCGTGCGCGAGATGACACGCCAGACCGGGCCGGAACAGGGAGGCATCGCCATCCTCTCGCTCGGGCCGAGGCTGGCCGAGGCGCTGAAGGCGGCCGACATGCTGGCAGCGCACGGCCTGTCCCCCACCGTGGCCGATGCCCGCTTCGCCAAGCCGATCGACACGGCGCTGGTCGAGCAGCTGGCGCGCAACCACGCCGTGCTGATCACCATCGAGGAAGGATCGGTTGGCGGGTTTGCCAGCTTTGTCATGACACATCTGGCAAAGACCGGTTTGCTGGACCGCGTGCGCTTCCGCCCCATGACGCTGCCCGACCGCTTCATCGATCATAACACGCAGGACGCACAGTATATCGAGGCAGGGCTGGATGCGGCATCGATCGTGAAGACCGCCCTGTCCGCCCTTGGCCTGCCGCAGTCGCGGCAGATGGCCTGA
- a CDS encoding TlyA family RNA methyltransferase, with protein sequence MAKRRVDQMLVDRGLVETRTRAQALIMAGLVHTPDRRIAKAGEQIPEDTPLTLKGQDHPWVSRGGIKLAHGLEHFGLSPSGLTCLDVGASTGGFTDVLLHEGAAKVYAVDVGHGQLAWKLRRNTEQVVVLEKCNARALDTTIIPDPIGALVCDASFIGLRTVLPAGLDLCAPGAWAIALIKPQFEAGREAVGAKGVVRDPAVHEAVCEMIRQWWSDLPGWTVLGIDPSPITGPEGNREFLIAARKDG encoded by the coding sequence ATGGCAAAACGTCGCGTTGACCAGATGCTGGTGGACCGGGGGCTGGTGGAGACCCGCACCCGGGCGCAGGCGCTCATCATGGCGGGACTGGTCCACACACCTGACCGGCGCATAGCAAAGGCAGGCGAGCAGATACCGGAGGACACGCCCCTGACACTCAAGGGGCAGGACCATCCATGGGTCTCACGCGGGGGGATCAAGCTGGCGCATGGGCTGGAGCATTTCGGACTCTCGCCCTCGGGCCTGACCTGCCTTGATGTCGGGGCCTCCACCGGTGGCTTTACCGACGTGTTACTGCACGAAGGGGCGGCGAAGGTCTATGCGGTGGATGTGGGTCACGGCCAACTGGCCTGGAAGCTCCGCCGCAACACCGAGCAGGTGGTCGTGCTGGAAAAATGCAATGCCCGCGCGCTGGACACCACAATCATTCCCGACCCGATCGGCGCGCTGGTATGTGACGCCAGCTTCATCGGCCTGCGCACCGTCCTGCCTGCGGGGCTGGACCTGTGCGCACCGGGCGCATGGGCCATTGCGCTGATCAAGCCACAGTTCGAAGCCGGGCGTGAGGCCGTGGGGGCAAAAGGCGTCGTGCGTGACCCGGCCGTGCATGAGGCCGTATGCGAAATGATCCGCCAGTGGTGGTCGGACCTGCCCGGATGGACCGTGCTGGGCATCGACCCCAGCCCCATTACCGGGCCGGAAGGCAACCGGGAATTCCTGATTGCCGCCCGCAAGGACGGGTGA
- the rlmN gene encoding 23S rRNA (adenine(2503)-C(2))-methyltransferase RlmN: MSSAVPTPSRSRDGTAASLLNDEERARIRAKSAQFAPPTAAMPDGRRDLVGLSREELTDIMVEIGEKPFRTKQLWHWIYDQGATDFSRMSSIARPLQEKLAERFVVGRPGVVTEQTSQDSTRKFLFRFRDGQEAETVYIPDRQEDRGAVCISSQVGCTLSCTFCHTGTQALVRNLGAAEIVGQFMAARDSYGEWPSPKGDTPRLLSTIVLMGMGEPLYNYDNVAKAMRIIMDGEGIGLSRRRITLSTSGVVPMMDQCGAELGINLAVSLHAVRDDLRDEIVPLNRKYPIREVIAACRRYPAASNARRITFEYIMLRGINDSEADARELVRLISGIPAKVNLIPFNPWPGSSYRPSTREQLDRFANIVMDAGFASPIRMPRGRDILAACGQLRTESQRLRRAARPDDGTDAAQ; this comes from the coding sequence ATGTCCTCCGCAGTCCCCACCCCTTCCCGCTCACGTGACGGGACGGCGGCCTCCCTCCTTAATGATGAGGAACGCGCGCGCATCCGTGCCAAATCGGCCCAGTTCGCCCCGCCCACGGCGGCCATGCCTGATGGCAGGCGCGATCTGGTGGGCCTGTCGCGTGAAGAACTGACGGACATCATGGTCGAGATTGGCGAAAAGCCATTCCGCACCAAGCAGCTGTGGCACTGGATCTACGATCAGGGCGCCACCGATTTCTCGCGCATGAGTTCCATCGCGCGCCCGTTGCAGGAAAAGCTGGCCGAACGTTTTGTCGTCGGACGTCCCGGCGTGGTGACCGAACAGACATCGCAGGATTCCACGCGCAAATTCCTGTTCCGCTTCCGCGATGGGCAGGAAGCCGAGACCGTCTACATTCCCGACCGGCAGGAAGACCGCGGGGCCGTGTGCATTTCCTCGCAGGTGGGCTGCACGCTGTCATGCACGTTCTGCCACACCGGCACGCAGGCGCTGGTGCGCAACCTGGGCGCTGCCGAGATCGTGGGCCAGTTCATGGCTGCGCGCGACAGCTATGGCGAATGGCCCAGCCCCAAGGGTGATACCCCGCGCCTGCTGTCCACCATCGTGCTGATGGGTATGGGTGAGCCGCTGTACAATTACGACAACGTAGCCAAGGCCATGCGCATCATCATGGATGGCGAGGGCATTGGCCTGTCGCGCCGGCGCATCACGCTTTCCACATCCGGCGTGGTGCCGATGATGGACCAGTGCGGGGCGGAACTGGGCATCAACCTGGCCGTGTCGCTGCATGCGGTGCGCGATGACCTGCGTGACGAGATCGTGCCGCTCAACCGCAAATACCCGATCAGGGAGGTAATTGCCGCCTGCCGTCGCTACCCGGCCGCCAGCAATGCCCGCCGCATAACGTTCGAATACATCATGCTGCGCGGCATCAATGACAGCGAGGCCGACGCACGCGAACTGGTGCGCCTGATCTCGGGCATACCGGCCAAGGTCAACCTGATCCCGTTCAACCCGTGGCCGGGCAGCAGCTACCGCCCCTCCACACGTGAACAGCTGGATCGGTTTGCGAACATCGTGATGGATGCGGGCTTTGCTTCCCCCATCCGCATGCCACGCGGGCGCGACATCCTGGCCGCGTGCGGGCAGCTGCGCACCGAAAGCCAGCGCCTGCGCCGCGCAGCCCGCCCCGATGACGGGACCGATGCCGCGCAATGA
- a CDS encoding argininosuccinate synthase yields MAARDVKKVVLAYSGGLDTSVILRWLQTTYNCEVVTFTADLGQGEELEPARRKAEMFGVKEIFVEDLRETFVKDFVFPMFRANALYEGQYLLGTSIARPLIAQRQIEIAEQVGADAVAHGATGKGNDQVRFELAYYALKPDITVIAPWREWDLTSRTRLLAFAEEHQIPIAKDKRGEAPFSVDANLLHSSSEGKLLEDPAVGPEEIVFQRTISPEAAPDKATEITIDFVSGDPVAINGVAMSPATLLTRLNELGRDNGIGRLDLVENRFVGMKSRGIYETPGGTILLTAHRSIESITLDREAMHLKDSLMPRYAEIIYNGLWFSPERRMLQALIDQSQHSVTGRVRLKLYKGNVICVGRESPNSLYDTRVVTFEDDEGAYNQADAQGFINLNALRLRLGAKIGRRGGAL; encoded by the coding sequence ATGGCCGCCAGGGATGTCAAAAAGGTCGTTCTCGCCTATTCGGGCGGTCTTGATACTTCCGTGATTCTGCGCTGGTTGCAGACCACCTATAATTGCGAGGTCGTGACCTTTACGGCAGACCTGGGCCAGGGCGAGGAACTCGAACCCGCCCGCCGCAAGGCCGAGATGTTCGGCGTGAAGGAAATCTTTGTCGAGGACCTGCGCGAGACCTTCGTCAAGGACTTCGTCTTCCCCATGTTCCGCGCCAACGCGCTGTACGAGGGGCAGTACCTGCTGGGCACCTCCATCGCCCGCCCCCTGATCGCCCAGCGCCAGATCGAGATTGCCGAGCAGGTCGGCGCCGATGCCGTGGCCCATGGCGCCACCGGCAAGGGTAACGACCAGGTCCGTTTCGAACTGGCCTATTACGCGCTCAAGCCCGACATCACCGTGATCGCGCCGTGGCGTGAATGGGACCTGACATCGCGCACCCGCCTGCTGGCCTTTGCCGAGGAACACCAGATCCCCATCGCAAAGGACAAGCGTGGGGAGGCACCGTTCTCGGTCGATGCGAACCTGCTGCACTCCTCCTCCGAAGGCAAGCTGCTGGAAGACCCGGCGGTCGGGCCGGAGGAAATCGTGTTCCAGCGCACCATCTCCCCCGAAGCGGCACCGGACAAGGCCACCGAAATCACCATCGATTTCGTATCGGGTGACCCGGTTGCGATCAATGGCGTGGCCATGTCGCCCGCAACGCTGCTCACGCGCCTGAACGAACTGGGCCGCGACAACGGCATCGGCCGGCTTGACCTGGTGGAAAACCGCTTCGTGGGCATGAAGTCACGCGGCATTTACGAGACACCGGGCGGCACGATCCTGCTGACCGCGCACCGCAGCATCGAAAGCATCACCCTTGACCGCGAGGCCATGCACCTCAAGGACAGCCTGATGCCGCGCTATGCCGAGATCATCTATAACGGGCTGTGGTTCTCCCCCGAGCGCCGCATGCTGCAGGCCCTGATCGACCAGAGTCAGCATTCGGTGACCGGCCGCGTGCGGCTGAAACTGTACAAGGGCAACGTGATCTGCGTGGGCCGCGAAAGCCCCAACAGCCTGTATGACACCCGCGTCGTCACCTTCGAGGATGACGAAGGCGCCTACAACCAGGCCGATGCGCAGGGCTTCATCAACCTGAACGCGCTGCGCCTGCGGCTGGGGGCCAAGATCGGCCGGCGCGGCGGCGCGCTCTGA
- a CDS encoding FKBP-type peptidyl-prolyl cis-trans isomerase, giving the protein MKRFSRIIPLLVATTVAVPLAACGGGKQDDQPELTPAQFMDNVRKQPGVQTLPDGLAYKVLKSGPKDGAQPTVNDSVMVIYEGRLPDGGIFDSSEQHGHGAYMQMPLEMVIKGWQEAVPMMHVGDTWMLYVPPELGYGHKSMGIIQPDSPLIFKIQLLGVSPSGH; this is encoded by the coding sequence ATGAAACGCTTTTCCCGTATCATTCCCCTTCTTGTCGCAACCACGGTCGCCGTGCCGCTTGCGGCATGCGGTGGCGGAAAGCAGGATGACCAGCCGGAACTGACCCCGGCCCAGTTCATGGACAACGTGCGCAAGCAGCCCGGTGTCCAGACCCTGCCCGACGGACTGGCCTACAAGGTGCTGAAATCCGGGCCGAAGGATGGCGCGCAGCCCACCGTCAACGACAGCGTGATGGTGATCTATGAAGGCCGTCTGCCCGATGGCGGCATTTTTGACAGTTCCGAGCAGCACGGCCACGGCGCATATATGCAGATGCCACTGGAAATGGTGATCAAGGGCTGGCAGGAAGCGGTGCCCATGATGCATGTGGGCGATACATGGATGCTGTATGTCCCGCCCGAACTGGGCTACGGGCATAAATCCATGGGGATCATCCAGCCGGACAGCCCGCTCATCTTCAAGATACAGCTCCTGGGTGTTTCCCCCAGCGGCCATTAG
- a CDS encoding cytochrome c: MKIVTGRMVSALRLAGMASAMVLLAACSRYGQHGYARYRTNCGICHHGGEGLKGEIPPISGRVDRIAATPEGKQYLMHVLLNGLNGPLEIDGVHYNFSMPPFRTHLSDEEIASILSYLATRGDTQPVPVFTAGDVAAERAHPMTTSMVAEERRRLDAVHPLP, from the coding sequence ATGAAGATTGTGACCGGGCGCATGGTATCTGCGCTGCGCCTTGCCGGCATGGCCAGCGCCATGGTCCTGCTGGCCGCCTGCTCGCGCTACGGGCAGCATGGCTATGCACGCTACCGCACCAATTGCGGCATCTGCCACCATGGCGGTGAAGGCCTGAAGGGCGAGATCCCGCCCATATCGGGCCGGGTTGACAGGATTGCGGCAACGCCCGAAGGCAAGCAGTACCTGATGCATGTGCTGCTGAACGGGTTGAATGGCCCGTTGGAAATTGATGGCGTGCACTACAACTTCTCCATGCCACCTTTCCGCACCCATCTGTCGGATGAGGAAATTGCCTCCATCCTGAGCTATCTGGCCACGCGGGGTGATACGCAGCCTGTCCCGGTATTTACCGCCGGAGATGTCGCGGCCGAACGCGCCCACCCCATGACCACCTCCATGGTGGCGGAAGAACGTCGCCGCCTTGATGCGGTTCATCCCCTGCCCTGA
- the trpS gene encoding tryptophan--tRNA ligase, with protein sequence MQRLFSGIQPTGIPQLGNYLGAIRNWVALQRDHDCIFCLVDMHAITTWQEPATLRQQTLAQAAVLLASGIDVERHILFNQSAVSAHARLGWIFNCVARIGWLNRMTQFKDKAGKDREKHSAGLYVYPDLMAADILAYRATVVPVGDDQKQHLELTNDIAQKFNHDYGTDFFPQVEALIPPQGARVMSLRDGSKKMSKSDPSAQSRIEMTDDADTIASKIRRAKTDSEPLPSEEAGLENRPEARNLVTIYATLSGRTVPDVLAEFGGQGFGPFKTALTDVLVGAVAPIASETGRLLREPDFLRETLRAGAARARTIAEPIVSEAESLIGFLK encoded by the coding sequence ATGCAACGCCTGTTTTCCGGCATTCAGCCGACCGGTATCCCGCAGCTTGGCAATTACCTGGGCGCGATACGCAACTGGGTTGCGCTGCAGCGCGACCATGACTGCATTTTCTGCCTGGTGGACATGCACGCCATCACCACATGGCAGGAACCCGCCACTCTGCGCCAGCAGACCCTGGCGCAGGCCGCCGTCCTGCTGGCATCGGGCATTGATGTCGAACGGCATATCCTGTTCAACCAGTCCGCCGTCAGCGCCCATGCGCGGCTGGGATGGATCTTCAACTGTGTCGCCCGCATCGGCTGGCTCAACCGCATGACCCAGTTCAAGGACAAGGCGGGCAAGGACCGCGAGAAGCATTCCGCCGGGCTGTATGTCTATCCCGACCTGATGGCGGCCGATATCCTGGCGTACAGGGCTACTGTCGTGCCGGTGGGCGATGACCAGAAGCAGCATCTGGAACTGACCAACGACATTGCCCAGAAATTCAACCATGATTACGGGACGGACTTTTTCCCGCAGGTCGAGGCTCTTATTCCGCCTCAGGGCGCGCGCGTCATGAGCCTGCGCGATGGCAGCAAGAAGATGTCCAAATCCGATCCCTCCGCCCAGAGCCGGATCGAGATGACGGATGATGCCGATACCATTGCCAGCAAGATCCGCCGCGCCAAGACCGATTCCGAACCCCTGCCCTCCGAGGAGGCAGGGCTTGAAAACCGGCCCGAGGCCCGCAATCTGGTAACCATATACGCCACGTTGTCAGGCCGGACGGTACCGGACGTGCTGGCGGAGTTTGGCGGGCAGGGTTTCGGTCCATTCAAGACGGCACTGACGGATGTACTGGTGGGCGCCGTCGCCCCTATTGCATCAGAGACCGGTCGTCTGCTGCGCGAACCCGACTTCCTGCGCGAGACACTGCGCGCGGGCGCAGCGCGGGCTCGCACCATTGCCGAACCCATCGTATCGGAAGCGGAATCCCTGATCGGTTTCCTGAAATAA
- a CDS encoding secondary thiamine-phosphate synthase enzyme YjbQ: MRQELHSLHVSTRGKGLVPIDRPVLDWVGQSGIETGLLTLWCRHTSASLTVQENADPTVRADIERYFETLVPEQPGRYIHEDEGPDDMPAHLRSMLTNTQLSIPVADGRPVLGMWQGLYLFEHRSRPHRREIVLHLIGA, from the coding sequence ATGCGCCAGGAACTGCACAGCCTTCATGTCAGTACCCGGGGCAAGGGGCTGGTTCCGATTGACCGGCCGGTACTGGACTGGGTGGGGCAGAGCGGCATTGAAACCGGCCTGCTCACCCTGTGGTGCCGTCATACCTCGGCCTCACTGACCGTGCAGGAAAATGCTGACCCGACGGTACGGGCGGATATAGAACGCTATTTTGAAACCCTGGTGCCCGAACAGCCCGGTCGCTACATTCATGAAGATGAAGGCCCGGATGACATGCCCGCCCACCTGCGCAGCATGCTTACCAATACCCAGCTATCCATTCCGGTGGCGGATGGCCGCCCGGTGCTGGGCATGTGGCAGGGGCTTTACCTGTTCGAGCATCGTAGCCGCCCCCACCGGCGTGAGATCGTACTGCACCTGATTGGTGCATGA
- the fghA gene encoding S-formylglutathione hydrolase, translating into MTAAPKPTIKTIEEHASCGGRVGFYSHPSDSLGLEARFGVFLPEQALAGARVPVVYVLAGLTCTDETFLIKSNAVRFAARHGLALVAPDTSPRGAGVAGEDESYDLGTGAGFYLDATTPAWQAHYRMGTYVSQELPELTQALFALDGARRGIMGHSMGGHGALVHALRDPKAWKSVSAFAPICHPAVVPWGEKAFSTYLGPDRATWARHDATLLLEAGHTHPTEILVDQGESDQFLHNQLKPELLRKAAAQVGQPLKLRLHAGYDHSYWFIQSFIADHIDHHATILNAM; encoded by the coding sequence ATGACGGCAGCTCCCAAACCCACGATCAAGACCATTGAGGAACATGCAAGCTGCGGCGGGCGGGTTGGCTTTTACAGCCATCCGTCCGACAGCCTCGGGCTGGAAGCACGTTTTGGCGTGTTCCTGCCCGAACAGGCACTGGCGGGCGCGCGCGTGCCGGTGGTGTACGTACTGGCGGGGCTGACCTGCACGGACGAAACCTTCCTGATCAAGTCCAATGCCGTGCGGTTTGCCGCACGCCACGGGCTTGCACTGGTTGCTCCCGATACCTCGCCGCGCGGCGCGGGTGTTGCGGGCGAGGACGAATCCTACGACCTGGGCACGGGTGCGGGCTTCTACCTTGATGCCACGACCCCGGCATGGCAGGCGCATTACCGCATGGGCACCTATGTCAGTCAGGAACTGCCGGAACTGACGCAGGCCCTGTTCGCGCTCGATGGCGCGCGGCGCGGCATAATGGGTCATTCCATGGGTGGCCACGGGGCCCTGGTCCATGCGTTGCGGGACCCGAAGGCATGGAAATCGGTCTCGGCGTTCGCACCCATCTGCCACCCGGCCGTCGTGCCATGGGGGGAGAAGGCGTTCTCCACCTATCTTGGTCCCGATCGCGCCACATGGGCACGGCATGACGCGACGCTGCTGCTTGAAGCCGGGCATACCCACCCGACGGAAATCCTGGTTGACCAGGGGGAATCCGATCAGTTCCTGCATAACCAGCTCAAGCCCGAACTGCTGCGCAAAGCGGCGGCGCAGGTTGGCCAGCCACTAAAGCTGCGGCTGCATGCGGGATATGATCATTCCTACTGGTTCATCCAGTCGTTCATTGCGGATCATATCGACCACCACGCCACCATCCTCAACGCGATGTGA
- a CDS encoding S-(hydroxymethyl)glutathione dehydrogenase/class III alcohol dehydrogenase encodes MDVRAAVAFEAGKPLEIETVQLEGPREGEVLVEIKATGLCHTDKFTLSGADPEGLFPAILGHEGAGVVVEVGPGVKHLKPGDHVIPLYTPECRECKSCLSRKTNLCTAIRSTQGKGLMPDGTSRFSFKGQPIHHYMGCSTFANYTVLPEIALAKIRPDAPFDKVFYIGCGVTTGIGAVLFSAKVEAGSTVAVFGLGGIGLNVIQGAKMVGADRIIGVDINPGREAIARKFGMTDFVNPKDLGPNGDLVGHLVEMTGGGVDYSFECVGNPTLMRQALECAHRGWGVSTVIGVAGAGQEISTRPFQLVTGRRWIGSAFGGARGRTDVPRIVDWFMENRIDINSLITHKLPLERINEGFDMMAKGESIRTVVEF; translated from the coding sequence ATGGATGTAAGGGCAGCCGTTGCCTTTGAAGCAGGCAAACCGCTTGAAATCGAGACGGTACAGCTTGAAGGCCCGCGCGAGGGTGAAGTACTGGTCGAGATCAAGGCCACCGGCCTGTGCCATACGGACAAGTTCACCCTGTCCGGCGCCGACCCTGAGGGGCTTTTCCCCGCCATCCTGGGCCATGAGGGCGCGGGCGTGGTCGTGGAAGTGGGCCCGGGTGTGAAGCACCTGAAGCCCGGTGACCATGTGATCCCGCTCTATACGCCCGAATGCCGGGAGTGCAAGTCCTGCCTGTCGCGCAAGACCAACCTGTGCACGGCCATCCGTTCCACGCAGGGCAAGGGGCTCATGCCCGATGGCACGTCGCGCTTTTCGTTCAAGGGGCAGCCGATCCATCACTACATGGGCTGCTCCACGTTTGCCAACTACACGGTCCTGCCCGAGATCGCGCTGGCGAAGATCCGTCCCGACGCACCGTTTGACAAGGTGTTCTACATCGGCTGCGGCGTGACCACCGGCATCGGCGCCGTGCTGTTCAGCGCAAAGGTGGAGGCAGGCAGCACGGTGGCCGTGTTCGGTCTGGGCGGCATCGGGCTGAATGTCATCCAGGGGGCGAAGATGGTTGGCGCCGACCGGATCATCGGCGTGGACATCAACCCCGGGCGTGAGGCGATTGCCCGCAAGTTCGGCATGACCGATTTCGTCAACCCGAAGGACCTTGGCCCCAATGGCGACCTGGTCGGCCATCTGGTGGAAATGACCGGCGGCGGCGTCGACTATTCGTTCGAATGCGTGGGCAACCCCACGCTCATGCGCCAGGCGCTGGAATGCGCGCATCGTGGCTGGGGCGTGTCCACCGTGATCGGCGTGGCCGGGGCGGGTCAGGAAATCAGCACGCGGCCGTTCCAGCTTGTCACCGGGCGGCGCTGGATCGGTTCGGCCTTCGGTGGCGCGCGCGGGCGCACGGACGTGCCGCGCATCGTGGACTGGTTCATGGAAAACCGCATCGACATCAACAGCCTCATCACCCATAAGCTGCCGCTCGAGCGCATCAACGAAGGCTTCGACATGATGGCAAAGGGCGAGAGCATCCGCACCGTGGTCGAGTTCTGA
- a CDS encoding bestrophin family protein: MVVNRKIGLWILMRESLLSLVLLCAWDVVVVVMFQIFHQEWMEQPTLPISLIGSALVLFMSFRNNTAYNRWWEGRTLWGAVTNNSRSFARQAGTILGGCPDLARAMAAYPYALRGALGRLDATDDIMRLLPDSMKDGVKDKANIPAAILFQIGLRVDMESRRLGIDGALQGQIDRILSDMSNAQGGLERIRNTPLAIQFSILPKVVAAVFCIILPLSMVQTLGWITPLGSSLVGLLFVALDKIGSDLQDPFGATPHGMPMLTISRTIEIDLLQSCGLPAPPPLAPVNGIQG; this comes from the coding sequence ATGGTCGTTAATCGCAAGATTGGTTTGTGGATCCTGATGCGCGAGAGCCTGCTGTCGCTGGTGCTGCTGTGCGCGTGGGATGTTGTCGTGGTGGTCATGTTCCAGATTTTCCATCAGGAATGGATGGAACAGCCGACACTTCCCATATCGCTCATCGGCTCGGCACTGGTCCTGTTCATGAGCTTCCGCAACAATACCGCCTATAACCGCTGGTGGGAGGGACGGACCCTGTGGGGGGCCGTGACCAACAACAGCCGCTCCTTTGCCCGGCAGGCGGGCACGATCCTGGGCGGTTGTCCTGACCTTGCCCGTGCCATGGCGGCCTATCCCTATGCCCTGCGCGGCGCGCTGGGCCGGCTTGACGCAACGGACGACATCATGCGCCTGCTGCCGGATTCCATGAAGGACGGGGTAAAGGACAAGGCCAACATTCCCGCCGCCATCCTGTTCCAGATCGGGCTGCGGGTGGACATGGAATCCCGCAGGCTGGGCATTGATGGCGCGCTGCAGGGCCAGATCGACCGCATCCTGTCGGACATGAGCAACGCACAGGGCGGCCTGGAACGCATCCGCAACACGCCGCTCGCCATCCAGTTCTCGATATTGCCCAAGGTGGTGGCGGCGGTGTTCTGCATCATCCTGCCGCTGTCCATGGTGCAGACGCTGGGGTGGATCACACCGCTCGGCTCATCGCTGGTGGGACTTCTGTTCGTGGCGCTGGACAAGATCGGAAGCGACCTGCAGGACCCCTTTGGCGCAACGCCGCATGGCATGCCCATGCTCACCATCTCGCGCACGATCGAGATCGACCTGCTCCAGTCCTGTGGCCTGCCTGCCCCGCCGCCGCTTGCCCCTGTCAACGGCATACAGGGCTGA